The following coding sequences lie in one Treponema socranskii subsp. buccale genomic window:
- a CDS encoding AAA family ATPase, translating into MEKHSAGEAELAASRALIESCRTEAHKRLIGQDVLFDGIMTAFIAGGHVLLEGVPGLAKTLAVKTFAQISGLDFKRIQFTPDLLPADVSGTLIYEQGKGTFSVRKGPVFANVVLADEINRASAKVQSAMLEAMEERQVTIGETSYALPEPFFVLATQNPIEQEGTYNLPEAELDRFLLKIVVPYPKAEEEFAVVKTGGTASSVPVRKILSSSDIAALRKLLSKIVCDDALIEYIVSLISVTRPSPDKKASEHDITRYIAFGASPRAGIALLQCAKAAALFQGRSFVLPEDVKLAAPAVMRHRLVLSYEAAADSVTADEIISRILDFVPVP; encoded by the coding sequence ATGGAAAAACACAGTGCGGGCGAAGCAGAACTCGCAGCAAGCCGCGCCCTTATCGAATCGTGCCGTACGGAAGCCCATAAGCGTCTTATCGGTCAGGATGTGCTGTTCGACGGTATTATGACGGCTTTTATCGCAGGCGGACACGTGCTGCTCGAAGGCGTGCCCGGACTTGCAAAGACGCTCGCCGTCAAAACCTTTGCGCAAATTTCGGGATTGGATTTTAAACGCATTCAATTTACGCCCGACTTGCTTCCCGCCGATGTTTCCGGCACGCTTATCTATGAGCAGGGAAAGGGCACTTTTTCCGTGCGCAAGGGGCCGGTGTTTGCGAACGTCGTGCTCGCCGACGAGATAAATCGCGCAAGTGCGAAAGTGCAGTCCGCCATGCTCGAAGCGATGGAAGAGCGGCAAGTGACGATCGGCGAAACGTCGTATGCGCTGCCTGAACCGTTTTTCGTACTCGCGACGCAAAACCCTATCGAACAGGAAGGTACGTACAATTTACCCGAAGCGGAGCTCGATCGCTTTTTGCTGAAGATCGTCGTGCCCTATCCGAAAGCCGAAGAGGAGTTCGCGGTCGTGAAGACGGGAGGTACGGCTTCTTCCGTTCCCGTTCGGAAAATTTTGAGTTCGAGCGATATCGCCGCGCTTCGAAAATTGCTTTCGAAAATCGTGTGCGACGATGCGCTTATCGAATACATCGTTTCGCTTATATCGGTGACTCGTCCTTCTCCCGATAAAAAAGCGTCCGAACACGACATTACGCGCTATATCGCATTCGGCGCTTCTCCGCGCGCAGGGATCGCGCTTTTACAGTGTGCAAAAGCGGCCGCGCTCTTTCAAGGGCGGTCGTTTGTGCTGCCCGAAGACGTCAAGCTTGCGGCTCCCGCCGTTATGCGTCACCGTCTCGTGCTATCCTACGAAGCCGCAGCGGATTCCGTCACCGCCGATGAAATCATTTCCCGCATCCTCGATTTCGTTCCGGTTCCCTAG
- a CDS encoding DUF58 domain-containing protein — translation MKHLLAVNRETLAKQAALLRLTAASLAAGFKTGSFRSLFRGQGIEFSGVREYLRGDDVRAIDWNVTARMGKPYVKLFEEERELQIFIVVDRSRSMFSGTGSKTRYRTAAEAASLVAMAAEINASGIGAVFFDGDIQFSCAPESGRKRTMLLLARLDEVDEYGVAGSALKSALTGAGKLLKKRSLVFVFSDFRTTGWITSLASLAQKNDVIAVRIIDESDNELPEIGTVPFIDGETGTRLVLPSSSSAFRNAWRNDNRRRVAHWQESCIRHGAVPLTLSTDDEVVRVLSNFFSYKGRGQ, via the coding sequence ATGAAACACCTGCTCGCCGTCAACAGAGAAACGCTCGCAAAACAGGCGGCGCTGCTCCGTCTTACCGCCGCCTCTCTCGCCGCCGGTTTTAAAACCGGCTCTTTCCGTTCGCTGTTCCGCGGACAGGGAATCGAATTCAGCGGCGTGCGTGAATATCTTCGCGGCGACGACGTGCGCGCCATCGACTGGAACGTTACCGCGCGCATGGGAAAGCCCTACGTAAAGCTTTTTGAAGAAGAGAGAGAACTTCAGATCTTTATCGTTGTCGATCGTTCCCGCTCGATGTTTTCCGGCACGGGGAGCAAAACGCGCTACCGTACCGCAGCCGAAGCGGCCTCTCTCGTCGCGATGGCGGCCGAGATAAACGCGAGCGGTATCGGCGCCGTTTTTTTCGACGGCGACATACAATTTTCATGCGCTCCCGAAAGCGGTCGGAAGCGGACGATGCTTTTGCTTGCGCGTCTCGATGAAGTCGACGAATACGGCGTCGCCGGTTCCGCACTCAAAAGCGCGCTCACGGGTGCGGGGAAATTATTAAAAAAAAGATCGCTCGTCTTTGTCTTTTCCGATTTTCGGACGACAGGATGGATTACATCGCTCGCTTCTCTCGCACAAAAAAACGACGTCATTGCGGTGCGTATAATCGACGAAAGCGATAATGAATTGCCGGAAATCGGGACGGTGCCCTTTATCGACGGCGAAACGGGTACGCGCCTCGTGCTTCCGTCTTCTTCGTCAGCCTTTCGAAATGCGTGGAGAAACGATAACCGCCGGAGAGTCGCGCACTGGCAGGAATCCTGTATCCGTCACGGCGCCGTTCCGCTTACGCTTTCAACCGACGATGAGGTCGTCCGCGTCCTTTCGAATTTTTTTTCGTATAAGGGGCGGGGACAATGA